GTTATTCATCTTGCATTAAAGTACTTAATTCTGACCAATTGAAATACAGAGTGAAAAAAGCTGTGTTTTCTGAACCTTTTAGCTAAAACAGCTTCCAGTCTTATCACCTCTTGGCTCTGCCCTGCTTCACATAATTCTTTGCTCTTGCTAACGTCTTCTTCACAATTTTCTTGGATCCATGCTGCTTCTGCCTAAATACTCAGATGGTTGTGAAGCTTGTTCCTTTAATTGCAATCAAGAATTCACATTCTACTACCATAGATGAGATTTCTTCGCTACCCACTCATCCTTTCCCTGGTTTCCTTGGGTGCTACAGAACGGGGCTTTTATCTTCTGGCAGAATTTCTAAGATCGGTGATGAGTTTCCATAATATAACCTGCGTATTTTGCCTTGTGTTTTTAGATAATTGACCCTGACATGCCTCGCGAGGGCCTCCTTCACAATGGAGTCCCAATTCCTGTCCCTCCTCTGGAGGTTTTGAAGTTAGGGGAGCAGAGGCAAGCAGAAGTTGGAGAAAAGCTTTTCCTTGTCCTTTTCTTTGACAACAAGAGGACATGGTGAGTAAATGTAAACAGGttaaggaaagaacatttttttgactGCAGAGTATCAAGAAGTTATACTGATGAATTTGCAGCTTAAAATTTAAGCACCCGAAGGTAGGAGGGAAGACCTGCCatttcttccttccccttttGGCACCAAGCAGAGTCGTTACACAACTTCCTCCTTTTGGAGGGTGTACATGTCACAATATTATTCAGCAGACTTAACTGACATTCCTTGAGGGTCTTGTTTCCAGTTAAAATGAATAGCAACAAACATGTCTGTAAATTTGGAAATAAATCTTTGCAGTCCGGGAGAAAACTAAGGCTCAGGATCATTGGAAATAGATTTCCTTGTGTTTTCTTATGCATTCTCATCAATCATTTTTGCCTCTTTATGTGCTCTTGAACCGCAGGCAGTGGCTTCCACAGGAAAAAGTTATTCCTCTTGGAGTAGATGACACAGTGGATAAACTAAAGATGTTGGAGGGACGAAAAACCAGCATCCGCAAGTCTGTCCAGGTGGCATATGACCGGGCCATGATCCATATGAGTCGAGTTCGGGGAGACCACCCTTTTGTCACACCAAATTATCTGTAGGGACTGAAAGAGCCTGCTCTGCCCTTCCTGCTCTTTCTGGAAATAATGCCTATCAATAGGCACAGTGGGTCTTGGGTCACTGATCAGTAGGGGATTCTCCCCTGCCTGGAGGACGGTGTGAATGTTATGTCTGTTTGCGTTCATAACAGAGATGCACTATTCCTAGTAGTAGGGAAAGCAGCTGTAAAGTATCTGATATGTGCCATAAAGCCTGTCTGGATTCTTTCTGAATCTGTCTCAATGAAGAGCCAGCAGGAAATGAAGTGATGTAATAGTCTGACTAGGAAGAGGATGTCAGGAGCAGCTGCACTGTCCTGCCGTGGCCTTGGTTATAGGGCAAGGGAGAAGCTGAACTCATTTGGCGATTGGACTGCAAGTCTCACAAGTCTCTTGTGTTTCATTCTTCAGCTAGTCCCGAGTTCAGCTAACGAAGAATCATCTGGAGCCTGCCACTGCTATAAATAATCCTTCATCCTTTAGATGACTCTTGTGTGCCAAATTTAATATTCAACATACTTTttcatgttattttaaaaagcactggtttgCCCCACTGCATTTATACATTTAAAGGCTAGTCTAGAAGCCTCATGCCTAGGTTTATATAGGTTTTTATGTTAGATCTTACTGACAGGAAGGATAGAGATAATATTTTGGTGggttttccctcctccctcatGCACATTTAAATGCACAGAGCTTTAAATATGAAGATGAAATCACTTGTGAAATGTTTTGTGTGATTACATTTATGAAGTAGTTTTTACATTTCAACTTCAGGTTAATAACATGTTTGAAACTGGGCAGAACAGTATTTTACATCTTCTTTTGGGAAGCACCTAGTCCGCTGGAGCAATGCTGTTAAGTACTAAGATTTACTAGGACACGACAAAAACAGAACCTTGTTGGTTTTAAAAACTTCTAGCACATAGCTCCATTTTAGGGGCGCTGCGTACAGAAGTTCTGTCCGAGTAAGAGCTGCCTCATTCGCTTCTGTACATCATCACCCTGACCCATAAAGCCGTATGATTGCTGGATGTCTATAGAAGAGGCTGGCTGtatgcagaaacaggtttccatgTGGCCATTGTTCACCTCGTGGCATGTGCAGAGATTTCTCCCCCTTTAAATGGTGCAGTACCTGCTTGCATAGAGTGCCATGTGTGTATTGCCGTGTGGAGCTTTGGGTCAGGGCATTAGTGTCAAACTGCAGTTCCCCTTTGCCCTCAAAATTCCCCCCATCTTGTTTTGGGTTGAATTTGGAACAGTGTCTGTTTTCTTGCTCACCAGAACACATTGCAGTTTCACCCTTAGCTTCCCCCATAAATATTTCTTTCTCTATGAACCTTCGTTACTGGAATCCGTTAAAGTCAAGTGTGCAACTCCTCTGAGAATCCTAGCTTTTAACTTGCATGCGCTGGAAAAACAGGGAAAGCTGAAGTTTGCAAGTTGACAAAGCATTTCACATTTGAATTCTGATTTGTCTAGATTTCTCTATGTCTTTTTAAGCGTTACAAACCAAAGGTGCAAAGCAAGattgtaattttaaaatataattgtttcttttctttttaactcagtattttttattattttaatttttcttcATACTAAAGAGATTGTGGAACAAAATGTTAATAATAAGGGGGAAATCACTGCCATTTCTATGTggtctactttttttaaaagtaccacATCTTATATATTGGGGACATAAAACCACACTTTATGGAAAATATCTGTAACATATAAAGAATAagaataggatttttttttaaaaaaagttgataaTGCCTAAAGAGTGTGGCTGTGGAAGGAACTTCTGTACATAGTTGTAAAATACTATTCTAAATTATTCAGGCCGATTGTTACCATTCTTGAAGTCCTCGGTTGTGTTGCTGGGTCTTTTGTATGCACACAGTGTAATTAATTTAAAGCAACATACACTTTTCCCAGGTTGTAGCTCAGCTGTGGACTTGTGACTTATGTATAACTGTTTTAAGATCTTGCATTttacttttttcattttttaaaaattacattttaagGATTTGAATTGGCTAATATCCTGCTGTTGCTATGGGACCTAAACGTGACTTGTCAGTCTGCTGTAAAGCACAGATGGCTCTATTTATTATAGAAAGTGAGTTTATTTGCTTTCTAGAAATGTTTATATCAGATGGTATAAAAGAGGTAATAAAATTCTAtgcttgtaaagaaaaaaatgctaATTTTACCTACTATAATCTGACTGTCTGAAGCTATATTTTCTCTCTGAGAAATAAATGTTCTAATGTAAAATAACTAATTGAATTGTCTTGGGAGATCCTTGACCTGACATCTGGACATTGAAATGTAATGTGAATTTTCCTAAGTCCCAAGCATTCAGCAGTTTTCATATACAGTACCTCCTTTCTTGGAAACCTGTGTGCCCCCAAAGCTTTTCCTCAATTACGGTATATTTAAGTGTCAGATTTCGTAGAATGTTGAAAAGTTGACAGATTCATTTCTTTAAGGAAAATGTGGACTATTTTCAAGAAAAAACTTCCCAAAATGATATGTCAAACACACATCTGTAAAACAGCACAAAAATCTCAAAACAGGATTTGAAATCTTTACCAAAAGCCACAAGGATCAGCACTAATCCAGCATAAATATCAAAATTGGGCAAAAATTTGGTAGTAGTATCGGGGAAACAGGAAGGTTTAAAATGCAAGGACATTAAACACATAAGCCTGGAAAATACCTAAAAGGTGATTTTTTTTATCTGTCACATGTGTAGTTTGTCCCCACTCCAGTCCTGCCAGTCTCAAACTTTCATGATTTTAGGCTTGCAAGGAAGAGCTCTCAGGCTACTGTGGTAAATTGAACTTATGGGTAAGCAGCCTGTGTAATGTTATCCACAACAAATTTTTTTACAGCCATACTTCCAATGCTTGTGGAGTGGGATACAAATTGAGTATATGCTGCAGCAATCTCATGGTGATTTTCTGCCCGTTGCAAATGCTGTGTGAATCCACATAACACATAACCAGTGTGTCAAACTGGATTGTATGAATTGGTTTACAGAACTGGGAACAGGCCACTTTATGGGATAGAATTATATTAGTTCAGCAGCGGCTTTTCTCATTGGGTCTGCTCATATGGGAAGGACTTTGGACAGATGTGTTTCTCCTCTGGTTCTTGGAGGGCATTCTGGATTATCCATGGTAGAAACTCCTCTTGCTGGGAGGGAAGTGACTCATGTTTCTTGACATAGCTCCTTTAAGGAGGGACATCTCTCCTTTCCCCAGCTACCCTACCTAGTGGCAGATTAATTATTGGGGCTTGTATCCCTTTGTGACCAGTTGGTTTTAACAAGGCAGCACAACCCCAAAGAAACATGTGGACCAATGGAAGCCATTCATCAAGGCTTTATTGAATCCTGGATGCATAATCAGAGAGATCAAGTGATAATAGCAATATTTCTCTTTGGTTTGGTCCCAACAGAATGAAGAGTTTGATCACATAGCCAGCTCATATTCTGGTAGCTCCCATGAAGGAGCAATCTTCCTCACTCCATGCTCAGTACTTGGCTGGCACAGACCATAGTCTGCTGTAGGGACTGGGTGCCATTCCACCCATCCATGTACAAAACAAGAGTTTAGATGGAAGAATCTGAAGTTTGTATTGATGGATTCTGAGTTTGTAGAGCAGTGGCTAATAATCAAGTTTCACGAACATTCAAAATATTGTGACAGAAGTGAAGAATGGAGCCTGATTGCTTCGTAGGGCACATTTGGTAATTGGGTGTTAAGTATTTTATTTGTGATTTGATGTCTTGAAGTCATGCAGGAAGCAAGAGAGAAAGTCAACAAGTTCGCACCTTGTTAATTTAATTTATCCTCCATTGTCCCTTCCCCCACTTGGTGCATCTGTTGCCTATGAAAACTCAGACTATAATAAGCCGTTTAAGGGTACAAGCCTGTATTTAGGCCTATACTGGTGGGAAGCCAAAAGGTATGAGGTGGGAGCGGAAAAATGCCGGATACAACTCAACCAGTGAAGATACGCCAGCACAACTTTGTGTATATGCTAGTGGAACTCCATGCAACACTGCACTGCCAGGACAACACTGCTGGTGGAATGACCAAAAAGGAGTACAGATGTGGGAGTGATGAATGAGTAGACAGATGACAGCTCCTGTACTCTCAACCCTACTCCTAACATCAGCATAATACCATTCCTAGAACTCAATAAGGACTGGCTCCTTGTATGGCTGGCTAAGATGATGTCAGCCCATGATTGGTGGGAGCCAGTAGTGTTGCCATGGGCACTAGGGGTGTGGCTGTTGTTGCTCTATTCCATGTTACTTGCTCCTCAAATTTGTGCTGGGCTTTGCTAGATACTGTCGATAAGTTACTCCAACCTTGCGGTGGTGCAAGAAGTCTAAGATTGCACTCTGCTTGTTTCTTAGGAGCACAACAGTAGTCTGCCACAGACTTAACCTCACAGCTGCTTCTCTGAGAACGGCTTAGGCAGGTCACACCTCACCACATCACTTCTCCCCCAAACCATTACTTTCGCTCCGTGGTTtctgtttaaaataatttaattatCTCTTAAATCCTACAAGGGCTTAACAGCCCGATTTAATGAGTGAGCTGCCAATTTTGGAGTCAGAAAAGAAGGTAGAATCATAGTTGTGGAGGAAAGCCATCTCCCCTTCCTCGTTGAGCTGGAGCTTCAGGATAACCCTGCAGGCCTGGAtctgcacctcttcctctgggtgAATGATGAGCGAGAGGAGGCGGTCAGCTAGGCGGGAATCGTCCCCAAAAAGGACCTCATGAAGGGACGACTCATTGTACTGCCAGCTCACTGACTGGTACTGGGGAGTCAGGCGACCCTCACAAAGCCGTTCCACAAATACCAGCAGCTCAAAGAGAAGGTTTCCAGGTCGTGAAGGTTGGAAGAGGTGGAGGAAATCTGGATGGACCTTTAAAAAGAAGCAGACCAGGttgattttgttttaaaggacAAGGCTTGGGCCTGCAGGTCCTACCCATCTGGATGACTAACTCCAGGCGGAAACCAaatgccaccctccagatctttctatctggccctttgAATTCCTCCTGGGCCACACCCTCCTCAGCCACattctgcccatttttgcctccGACCCCACTCACTGCTGGTATGTGgttctcagaaggttgcccagaaaggaaggCAGCCCTCAGGCTAAAAATAACTGTATCCCTGTTCTACTAGGAAGACATCCCAGGCAGCAGGAAGGCAATGCACTTTACTCTGTTAATGCCGCTGCATTAAGCTGCAGCAGACATGGAAGTCTAGGATTGCTGCCTTCTGGCACCTtttgcttccttcctctcccaggTTTCCCAACAAAGACAGGACTGAAATCCTCACCTGGCAGTTCATGATGTCAAATAACAGAGCTTCCTTTTGGGCTAGCGTGCCAAGGAATTTTAGAACCTGCACCTGAAAAAGACAGTTGCAAGTTTATCAACATTACAGGTGAAGTGTCTCACTCTTGTTTTATGGCTTCCACTTAATGTCCTCACAGGATTAAGGACAGGGATGAgggacctgtggccatccagatgttttttgagctacaacttccatcatctcttgatgaatggccatgttggctggggctgttgggagtcccacaacatcagaagttctccatccctgatttaggAGTTGGGTACAAGGGATAAGCCTTGGTACCTGACACATAGTGTTTCCCATCTGCAGAATTTCCATGAAGGCTGGCATAAGCTTCTTCACCAGTGGAAATGTGTGATCTGACAACGGTAGCCCATTCAGCAGCCTCAGTCCAGCAGCATGTAAGTCGTGGTCCCAGATGCTGGCAACCATTTCGAGAACCTTGGGGAAAAACTCCTGCAGAAAACATAGTGTTTTATGGTCACTGTGGGTTATTTTCCGTGACTGAATTGTGCCCTCTAGTAATGCGTAAATGCCTCTTCCTTGCAGTAGAACACTGAAGCAAGAAAACcacccattttcttcttcttatggaATGATGTGGTAGGAAACATACTTAACAGATCAGATGGCTTACAACATTCAAATGTGCTGTTCATAGCTCAAGCACTATCACAGATCTAACCCCATGAGCAGAGTTTTCATAGGACTTTCCATTACTTTAGATCCTTTCATAGCTTCTCAAAGAAGTCCGTTCACTTGTTCAATCCACAAGCCATAGAATGATGAGACACCGAATGATGTCAAATGGCAAGCATTCTTGTGGGAATCAGTCAAGATCCACTGCATGTAGCCTGATACGGAAAAGCACTGTGGGGTACAAACAATCACCTGAATCCTAATTCTAAACTTCCAAATGCCGGTGAAGGCCTTGAGGGCATGCAGAGTCTGAATCTTGATGCCAATGTCTGGATCATCCAGGAAGGAGGCCACCAGTTTGATATCCTCATACGTACAGGCAGAAGCCTGGAAAAATAGAGCATGCAAAGTCAGAGGGATGTTAGTTTAGGTTTATTACGTTTATGTGTTGCTCCCACTAAAGAAAGttctaagccaggcttcctcaacctcggccctccagatgttttgagactacagttatcatcacccctgaccactggtcctgctagctagggatcatgggatttgtaggccaaaaacatgtggagggccgaggctgaggaagcctgttctacgcAATTTACATcccaggtaaaaaaaa
The Podarcis raffonei isolate rPodRaf1 chromosome 6, rPodRaf1.pri, whole genome shotgun sequence DNA segment above includes these coding regions:
- the LOC128415989 gene encoding armadillo repeat-containing protein 12-like produces the protein MKYFELVTTKNVVSAATGAGAIFLMAKTIMAGIKSPPYNPEPLTLAKLAIEHQSQTVLDSGELRGLLNTLNPKLDDYSKNMLLHGITRCVYLLDNEASACTYEDIKLVASFLDDPDIGIKIQTLHALKAFTGIWKFRIRIQEFFPKVLEMVASIWDHDLHAAGLRLLNGLPLSDHTFPLVKKLMPAFMEILQMGNTMCQVQVLKFLGTLAQKEALLFDIMNCQVHPDFLHLFQPSRPGNLLFELLVFVERLCEGRLTPQYQSVSWQYNESSLHEVLFGDDSRLADRLLSLIIHPEEEVQIQACRVILKLQLNEEGEMAFLHNYDSTFFSDSKIGSSLIKSGC